In Streptomyces hawaiiensis, one genomic interval encodes:
- a CDS encoding MerR family transcriptional regulator yields MTADDPFGRLDDDDYPAYTMGRAAELLGTTQGFLRAIGEARLITPLRSAGGHRRYSRYQLRIAARARELVDQGTPIEAACRIIILEDQLEEARRLNAEYRRAAAQPTGGV; encoded by the coding sequence ATGACAGCAGACGATCCCTTCGGGCGTCTCGACGACGACGACTACCCCGCCTACACCATGGGCCGGGCCGCCGAGCTGCTCGGCACCACCCAGGGCTTCCTCCGTGCCATCGGCGAAGCCCGCCTCATCACGCCGCTGCGCTCCGCGGGCGGACACCGCCGATACTCCCGCTACCAGTTGCGGATCGCCGCCCGCGCCCGCGAACTCGTCGACCAGGGCACCCCCATTGAGGCCGCCTGCCGCATCATCATCCTCGAAGACCAGCTCGAGGAAGCCCGGCGCCTTAACGCCGAATACCGCCGCGCCGCAGCCCAACCCACGGGCGGTGTCTGA
- a CDS encoding Gfo/Idh/MocA family oxidoreductase, with protein MSFTVSAAEPLQSPVGVGIIGLSARGGWAARAHVPALEALKGKFELRALSASSAESARAAGQKYGIPLAFGSAEELVRRDEVDLVVVTVKVPHHRRLVEAALHAGKNVLCEWPLANGLAEAEQLAGLAARAGVRGFVGLQARASPALRYTRDLVAEGYVGEVLSTSMIASGGAWGPTFSSGSEYLLDRDNGATMLTIPFGHTIDALSTVLGEFTETTATTAVRRPRVTNAETGESTTMTTADQVAVTGVLETGAVASVHYRGGSSRGTNFHWEINGTDGDLIVTAPSGHLQLVPVTLHGARGNDARLTALAVPDTYEWVPSTAGRSDEPGYALAHAYADLHDDLTEGTRTAPDFGHAVRRHRLLDSIDRAATTGERFRLDP; from the coding sequence ATGTCATTCACCGTCTCAGCCGCCGAACCACTCCAATCTCCTGTGGGCGTCGGCATCATCGGGCTGAGCGCGCGCGGCGGCTGGGCCGCCCGCGCCCATGTGCCGGCCCTGGAAGCGCTGAAGGGAAAGTTCGAACTGCGCGCGCTGAGCGCCAGCAGCGCCGAGTCCGCCAGGGCCGCCGGGCAGAAGTACGGCATCCCACTGGCCTTCGGCAGCGCCGAGGAACTGGTGCGTCGCGACGAAGTGGACTTGGTGGTGGTGACCGTGAAGGTCCCCCACCACCGGAGGCTCGTCGAGGCGGCACTGCACGCGGGCAAGAACGTCCTGTGCGAGTGGCCCCTGGCCAACGGCCTTGCAGAAGCGGAACAGTTGGCGGGGCTCGCCGCCCGAGCGGGCGTCCGCGGCTTCGTGGGCCTCCAGGCCCGTGCCAGCCCTGCCCTGCGGTATACGCGCGACTTGGTCGCCGAGGGCTACGTCGGCGAGGTGCTGTCCACCAGCATGATCGCCTCCGGCGGTGCCTGGGGACCCACGTTCTCCTCCGGCAGCGAGTACCTGCTCGACCGGGACAACGGGGCCACCATGCTCACCATCCCCTTCGGACACACCATCGACGCGCTGTCGACGGTCCTTGGCGAGTTCACCGAGACCACCGCCACCACGGCGGTCCGCCGCCCCCGCGTCACCAACGCCGAGACCGGCGAGAGCACGACCATGACGACGGCCGACCAGGTCGCGGTCACGGGAGTCCTGGAGACCGGGGCCGTCGCCTCCGTCCACTACCGCGGAGGCTCCTCCCGCGGGACGAACTTCCACTGGGAGATCAACGGAACCGACGGCGATCTCATCGTCACCGCGCCCAGCGGGCACCTGCAGCTGGTACCCGTCACCCTGCACGGCGCCCGCGGCAACGACGCCCGACTCACCGCACTCGCCGTCCCTGACACCTACGAGTGGGTCCCCTCCACTGCAGGCCGCTCCGACGAACCCGGCTACGCCCTGGCCCACGCGTACGCCGACCTCCACGACGACCTGACCGAGGGGACCCGCACCGCACCCGACTTCGGGCACGCCGTACGCCGCCACCGCCTCCTCGACAGCATCGACCGCGCCGCAACCACCGGCGAACGCTTCCGACTCGACCCCTGA
- a CDS encoding nitroreductase — MPTPASAFTDIVQARHSVRSFLPDPLSASDIRGVLADAQTAPSNSNTQPWTVHVVSGAARDALAKELLRAEEEGRTSPDFTDGYGEGIYLERSKALGASVYRSRGVERSDRHGRRAAVRENLEFYGAPHAAFLFMPALGDGVRTAGDIGMYAQNFLLSLSARGLAGIPQTVLGVYADTVREFLGVPAELKLLFGISFGMADPAAPVNTLRTERVPLQQSVVLHDTPGILDA; from the coding sequence ATGCCCACTCCGGCTTCGGCCTTCACCGACATCGTGCAGGCCCGGCACTCTGTGCGGAGTTTCCTCCCCGATCCGTTGTCCGCCTCGGACATTCGCGGCGTGCTGGCAGACGCACAGACGGCCCCCTCGAACAGCAACACCCAGCCGTGGACGGTGCACGTCGTCTCGGGTGCGGCGCGGGACGCCCTGGCCAAAGAGCTGCTCCGGGCAGAGGAGGAGGGACGGACCTCCCCGGATTTCACCGACGGCTACGGCGAGGGCATCTACCTGGAGCGGTCGAAGGCCCTGGGCGCGAGTGTCTACCGGTCCCGGGGCGTCGAGCGTTCGGACCGGCACGGCAGGAGGGCGGCGGTCCGCGAGAACCTGGAGTTCTACGGCGCTCCCCATGCCGCCTTCCTGTTCATGCCGGCGCTCGGCGACGGGGTGCGGACGGCCGGCGACATCGGCATGTACGCGCAGAACTTCCTGCTCTCACTGTCGGCCCGGGGGCTGGCCGGCATCCCGCAGACCGTGCTCGGCGTCTACGCCGACACCGTCCGCGAGTTCCTGGGTGTCCCCGCGGAGCTCAAGTTGCTGTTCGGCATCTCCTTCGGCATGGCTGACCCGGCGGCACCGGTGAACACGCTCCGCACGGAGCGGGTTCCGCTGCAGCAGAGCGTGGTCCTGCACGACACCCCCGGCATCCTCGACGCATAA
- a CDS encoding NADPH-dependent F420 reductase has product MKITVIGAGAIGGNLAAKLSTAGHDVQVADARGPEAVRAEVLESGARAAELADAVQGRQVIVLATPFGVAGKLAGLFASVPAETVVIDTSNYYPHLSGQIEAVDDGEVESVWNAEQLGRPVVKAWNAALAETQRTRGVPAGTPGRIAIPVAGDSEEARRVAMQLVDDTGFDPYDAGTLADSWRQQPNSPAYCTELTLDELPTALAAADRVKDARIRDSVPERFAALPATATLEDVVEMNRAAHR; this is encoded by the coding sequence ATGAAAATTACTGTCATAGGCGCTGGCGCCATTGGCGGGAACCTCGCTGCCAAGCTCAGCACGGCCGGTCACGACGTCCAGGTGGCCGACGCCCGCGGCCCCGAGGCCGTCCGGGCCGAGGTGCTGGAGTCCGGGGCCCGCGCGGCGGAGCTCGCCGACGCCGTCCAGGGCCGGCAGGTCATCGTCCTGGCCACCCCCTTCGGGGTGGCGGGCAAGCTGGCCGGCCTGTTCGCTTCGGTCCCCGCCGAGACGGTGGTCATCGACACCTCGAACTACTATCCGCACCTCAGCGGGCAGATCGAGGCCGTGGACGACGGCGAGGTCGAGAGCGTGTGGAACGCCGAGCAGCTGGGGCGCCCCGTGGTCAAGGCGTGGAACGCCGCTCTGGCCGAGACCCAGCGGACCCGGGGCGTTCCGGCCGGGACCCCGGGCCGTATCGCCATCCCCGTTGCCGGCGACTCCGAGGAGGCGCGGCGGGTGGCCATGCAGCTAGTGGACGACACCGGCTTCGACCCCTACGACGCCGGCACGCTGGCCGACTCCTGGCGTCAGCAGCCGAACAGTCCCGCCTACTGCACCGAGTTGACCCTCGATGAGCTGCCGACGGCCCTGGCCGCGGCAGACCGCGTCAAGGACGCCCGCATCCGCGACAGCGTGCCGGAACGCTTCGCCGCCCTCCCGGCCACGGCCACCCTGGAGGACGTCGTCGAGATGAACCGCGCCGCCCACCGCTGA
- a CDS encoding TetR/AcrR family transcriptional regulator produces the protein MSAGESRGRKPRADVQRNRAALLETAQRHFLRHGVGTSLEAVAKEAGVGPGTLYRHFPTREALLAAVLQTRSEELVARQADIEQLGDAAEALEQWLRAMEDYFSAFSGLPDPLMAAARAQEPDNPLTIPCDILISATDQYVRAAQLAGRVRASVRGHDLFLAACSVAWIKGTGTEGESLDRLRMLIASGYRERDTQA, from the coding sequence ATGAGCGCCGGTGAATCGCGGGGACGCAAGCCCCGCGCGGACGTTCAGCGCAATCGTGCGGCCCTCCTGGAGACCGCGCAGCGTCACTTCCTGCGGCACGGGGTCGGCACCTCGCTTGAGGCGGTGGCCAAGGAGGCGGGCGTCGGGCCCGGCACTCTGTACCGGCACTTTCCCACGCGGGAGGCGCTGCTGGCGGCTGTGCTGCAGACGCGCTCCGAGGAGCTGGTGGCCCGTCAGGCGGACATCGAGCAACTCGGCGACGCCGCCGAGGCGTTGGAGCAGTGGCTGCGGGCGATGGAGGACTACTTCAGCGCCTTCAGCGGGCTGCCGGACCCGCTCATGGCCGCGGCCAGAGCGCAGGAGCCGGACAACCCGCTCACGATTCCCTGCGACATCCTCATCTCCGCCACCGATCAGTACGTGCGAGCCGCGCAGCTCGCGGGGCGCGTGCGCGCGTCGGTGCGGGGGCACGACCTGTTCCTCGCGGCCTGTTCCGTTGCCTGGATCAAGGGCACCGGCACCGAGGGGGAGTCGCTCGACCGGCTCCGCATGCTCATCGCGAGCGGCTACCGCGAGCGGGACACCCAGGCGTAG
- a CDS encoding helix-turn-helix transcriptional regulator: protein MDKKELADFLRHRRETLRPRDVGLVEGPRRRTQGLRREEVAQLAGMSTDYYARLEQQRAPQPSVQITTALARALRLTLDERDHLFVLIGHNAPARFHRSEHVSPPLMRVLDRLDDSPALVQTDLFDTLAMNPLAVALLGDQMRHTGLARSGYYRWFMDPAERLMVPGETHERHGRAQAARLRAALTAGSDTPRAARILAELQEHSPEFVRMWELQEVAQRYDDCKTVLHPELGRIDVDAQVLFTENRAQTLVVLTTRPGTESHSKLGLLSVIGHQQLTP, encoded by the coding sequence ATGGACAAGAAGGAACTGGCGGATTTCCTGCGCCACCGGCGTGAGACGCTGCGGCCCCGCGACGTCGGGCTGGTCGAGGGGCCGCGCAGGCGTACCCAGGGGCTGCGTCGCGAGGAGGTCGCGCAGCTCGCCGGCATGTCTACCGACTACTACGCACGGCTGGAACAGCAGCGTGCTCCGCAGCCCTCCGTCCAGATCACCACGGCTCTCGCCAGGGCGCTGCGGCTGACCCTGGACGAGCGCGACCATCTCTTCGTCCTCATCGGCCACAACGCCCCGGCCCGCTTCCATCGCTCCGAACATGTCAGCCCGCCGCTGATGCGGGTCCTGGACCGCCTGGACGACTCCCCGGCCCTGGTGCAGACCGACCTGTTCGACACCCTCGCGATGAACCCGCTGGCCGTCGCGCTGCTCGGCGACCAGATGCGCCACACCGGTCTGGCCCGCAGCGGCTACTACCGCTGGTTCATGGACCCGGCCGAACGTCTGATGGTTCCCGGGGAGACCCACGAACGCCACGGGCGTGCCCAGGCAGCGCGCCTGCGGGCCGCGCTGACAGCCGGCAGCGACACCCCGCGGGCCGCCCGGATCCTCGCCGAACTCCAGGAACACAGCCCGGAGTTCGTCCGCATGTGGGAACTTCAGGAGGTCGCCCAACGCTACGACGACTGCAAGACCGTCCTCCATCCCGAACTCGGCCGCATCGACGTCGACGCCCAGGTCCTGTTCACCGAGAACCGCGCCCAGACCCTGGTGGTGCTGACCACTCGCCCCGGCACGGAGAGCCACAGCAAACTCGGACTGCTCTCCGTCATAGGGCACCAGCAGCTCACCCCCTGA
- a CDS encoding SDR family oxidoreductase yields the protein MKMTGNTILITGGTSGIGLGLALRLHEAGNKVIVAGRRKELLDEITAEHPGVDALVLDVADPDSIARARETVAASHSGLNVLVNNAGIMLREDLLDPAGLPVAEDHVTVNLLGTIRMTYAFLPLLVGKDDAVVMNVTSALAFVPYPSTPAYSATKAALHSFSESLRIQLAGADAGVQVIEVAPPGVRTTLLGQEDNDHAMPLNDFLTEALDLLREKPDAKEIVVERARFIRDAVATGSYGDVLAMISSS from the coding sequence CCTCGGGCATCGGCCTCGGTCTGGCCCTGCGTCTGCACGAGGCCGGCAACAAGGTGATCGTCGCCGGCCGGCGCAAGGAACTCCTCGACGAGATCACGGCCGAGCACCCGGGCGTCGACGCGCTCGTCCTCGATGTCGCGGACCCCGACTCGATCGCCCGGGCCCGTGAGACCGTGGCGGCGAGCCACTCGGGGCTGAACGTCCTGGTCAACAACGCCGGCATCATGCTGCGGGAGGACCTCCTCGACCCGGCCGGACTCCCGGTCGCCGAGGATCACGTCACGGTCAATCTGCTCGGCACGATCCGGATGACGTACGCCTTCCTGCCGCTGCTGGTGGGCAAGGACGACGCGGTCGTTATGAACGTCACCTCCGCGCTGGCGTTCGTACCGTACCCGAGCACCCCGGCCTACAGCGCGACCAAGGCCGCGCTGCACTCCTTCTCCGAGAGCCTGCGCATCCAGCTCGCCGGTGCTGACGCCGGCGTCCAGGTGATCGAGGTGGCCCCGCCGGGCGTGCGCACGACCCTGCTGGGCCAGGAGGACAACGACCACGCCATGCCGTTGAACGACTTCCTCACCGAGGCTCTCGACCTGCTGCGCGAGAAGCCCGACGCGAAGGAGATTGTCGTCGAGCGTGCCAGGTTCATCCGCGACGCGGTGGCCACCGGCTCCTACGGCGACGTCCTCGCCATGATCAGCAGCAGCTGA